Proteins from one Gossypium raimondii isolate GPD5lz chromosome 8, ASM2569854v1, whole genome shotgun sequence genomic window:
- the LOC105792520 gene encoding DNA polymerase zeta catalytic subunit isoform X1, with protein sequence MLNSQSDSSVFSVRIVSIDHYMAPPIPGFDVCYSSFQGEKVNEVPVIRIYGSTPAGQKTCLHIHRALPYLYVPLADMLPQSTRILQEADDECTHGLALALEKALKLKGGAGSKRQHVHGCSLVRAKKFYGYHSSEELFVKIHLYYPHDVSRAANLLLAGAVLDKILQPHESHIPFILQFLVDYNLYGMGHLHLSGMKFRNPIPDLFHPRKFNCYGQKEQKVDDLTLGSGGLQADSSSDVRVSSPIWISSTIPSEWMWHVPNELDESSVQDICNVKRQSLCELEGDTTIDDILNHQFKIYTSLSQTSTDVKMVQSLIPIWEEEYKRTRMHERVLLSDPDKPLPEDVLKALSLGLGFDNKLKELCSKVENLPCSDLGFEHSVLPSADDGNLVGHTHINSEHNVPQAWSCSKEQNQLGSLPQHCKPCEKEMNTALSEDKDVSPVLLSVGEIHSSETLLPSNSKATDTEALGLLRWLATSHAAEDINSDDELVRESILTPLLPATTIDKVLEKASIDYESESQKECQDILDSVEDLIDFEGLKDSTYNSFDQTQVSSGKTIPQIDGSSDDLPLSPSAGSVTNSSKSDIKTEYKKSSQDSDKTLSIKRKRKKSLWGSLPLSVTEKGKDNLDSVGFNITEACADEIKEYLGTSFPAENNLGKTSNPLNVNIDANDCNKTEASTLVECSVRDLMRKKRSRHIGSAGCGFVRSESVHLKGEKETPIFFRPKQLDFHELHDELDKRAPGSLNHRPSITNVQEELHEAVGFKPTHSDPTDCILPWISGVYNPPQANTGNPEQMGKTSTVKLYPEKHDSAISISPCETCNSKKFDFLAASVEPVTPDADTLQSHKEIVSPDERMQQTGTSGSWCLSASSCKHEVLGMDGYILKDYNASGTSLSTDKLVLMDAMTDKKDLQNEDCGVGPGGQHGPHTGLAVDNEERPVELVGMTFCKRPPAADWNEGTTENVSHTHTTRYWPPVFIEGNYQVASGRALDEILPFFSGDREETESQNNFIENKNSKFQEAALGVPTHYQNDGSFLYLLTPVFSPPSANSVYGWLSCVDKGASKQRNALSAESPSLTGSSECLIALENSSPVNYNEDLIETTSKYHTGSIWEQGHPEKNVVLGSEVKPCCDESTCLSEGKVTKVNSCSDGSQDLSQISGPDGKSLPTPLSKIGFRDPASVGAGQQLTVLSLEVHTESRGDLRPDPRFDAITVIALAIQNDNDYVTEVYVLLYSNTGFCQRSLDGISGFKVFVFDEEKHLFGQFMKVLCSLDPDILMGWDVQGSSLGFLAERASYLGIGLLNKISRTPSETKIKAEETSISEEGLEDELLLKPLVADNIVTEDAIIEDEWGRTHASGVHVGGRIVLNVWRLMRSEVKLNMYTVEAVSESVLGRKIPSIPCKVLTKWFSSGPAQARYRCVEYVVERAKLNLEMMNQLDMINRTSELARVFGIDFFSVLSRGSQFRVESMFLRLAHTQNYLAVSPGNQQVACQPAMECLPLVMEPESGFYADPVVVLDFQSLYPSMIIAYNLCFCTCLGKIANSEVNTLGVSSYAPDPTVLRDLKDQLLLTPNGVMYVPSKVRKGVLPRLLEEILSTRIMVKQAMKNLTPSQKVLQRIFNARQLALKLIANVTYGYTAAGFSGRMPCAELADSIVQCGRGTLEKAISYVNAHEKWMANVIYGDTDSMFVLLKGRTVEESFKIGREIATAITAMNPYPVTLKMEKVYHPCFLLTKKRYVGYSYESPGQVKPIFDAKGIETVRRDTCGAVAKTLEQSLKLFFEHQDISKVRAYLHRQWTRILSGRVSLQDFVFAKEVRLGTYSTKVSSLPPAAIVAAKAMRADPRAEPRYAERVPYVVIHGEPGARLVDMVVDPLEILAINSPYRLNDLYYINKQIIPALQRVFGLVGGDLNRWFSEMPRPAREAFGKCGVHALNPQRTRIDYYYLSKHCILCGELVQASTHLCSKCSENKTAVVAAITGRTSKLEREMQHLVAICRHCGGGDWLVESGVKCHSLACSVFYERRKVQKELQGLSAVATDKGLYPKCMVEWF encoded by the exons ATGTTGAATTCGCAGTCAGATTCGAGCGTTTTCAGCGTTCGAATCGTGTCCATCGATCATTACATGGCACCGCCAATCCCTGGCTTCGATGTTTGCTACAGTAGCTTTCAAG gtgAAAAAGTTAATGAAGTTCCTGTTATTCGAATTTATGGTTCGACACCGGCTGGTCAGAAGACTTGTTTGCATATTCATAGA GCTTTGCCCTATTTATATGTTCCATTGGCAGATATGTTACCTCAGAGCACTCGTATACTCCAAGAAG CAGATGATGAATGCACACATGGCTTAGCTCTTGCCTTAGAAAAAGCCTTGAAG CTTAAAGGTGGTGCTGGTTCGAAACGGCAGCATGTCCATGGCTGCAGCCTTGTACGAGCAAAGAAATTTTATGGTTATCATTCATCTGAGGAGCTATTTGTGAAGATTCACCT CTACTATCCACATGATGTCTCTCGTGCTGCCAATCTTCTTTTG GCAGGTGCTGTGCTGGATAAAATCTTACAGCCTCATGAATCGCACATTCCATTTATTCTCCAGTTTCTT GTGGATTACAACTTGTATGGGATGGGTCATCTTCATTTATCAGGGATGAAGTTTCGTAATCCCATACCTGATCTTTTCCATCCAAGAAAATTTAATTGCTATGGTCAAAAGGAGCAGAAGGTGGATGACTTGACATTGGGTTCTGGTGGTTTGCAG GCAGATTCAAGTTCTGATGTGCGCGTAAGTTCTCCAATTTGGATATCTTCCACAATTCCAAGTGAATGGATGTGGCATGTTCCAAATGAACTTGATGAATCTTCAGTCCAAGACATTTGCAATGTTAAACGTCAAAGTTTATGTGAACTTGAGGGAGATACTACTATAGATG ACATTCTTAACCaccaattcaaaatatatacatcTCTATCACAGACCTCTACCGATGTGAAAATGGTTCAGTCACTTATTCCGATTTGGGAG GAGGAGTATAAAAGGACAAGGATGCATGAGAGAGTTCTACTATCTGACCCTGACAAGCCACTTCCTGAAGATGTTCTAAAAGCTCTCTCACTTGGTCTTGGATTTGACAACAAACTAAAGGAATTGTGCAGCAAAGTTGAAAATTTGCCTTGCAGTGACTTGGGATTTGAACACTCAGTCCTGCCTTCTGCTGATGATGGAAATTTGGTTGGACATACACATATCAATTCAGAGCACAATGTTCCACAAGCTTGGAGTTGTTCGAAAGAACAAAACCAGCTAGGATCTCTCCCTCAACACTGTAAGCCATGTGAAAAGGAGATGAATACTGCATTATCTGAAGACAAAGATGTATCTCCTGTACTACTGTCTGTTGGTGAAATTCATTCATCGGAAACGCTACTGCCCTCTAACTCAAAG GCTACAGATACAGAAGCTTTGGGGCTTTTGAGGTGGCTTGCCACTTCTCATGCTGCTGAAGATATAAACTCAGATGATGAGCTTGTTCGTGAGTCTATTCTGACTCCTTTGTTACCTGCAACAACCATTGATAAGGTGCTAGAGAAAGCCAGTATAGATTATGAGAGTGAATCACAGAAGGAATGTCAGGATATTCTTGATTCAGTTGAGGATTTAATCGACTTTGAGGGTCTGAAGGATAGTACTTACAATTCTTTTGATCAAACCCAAGTCTCATCAGGCAAAACTATTCCCCAAATAGATGGGTCCAGTGATGATCTACCTTTATCACCTTCTGCAGGATCAGTTACAAATTCATCGAAAAGTGACATAAAAACTGAATATAAGAAGTCTTCACAGGATAGTGATAAAACATTAAGTATCAAACGCAAAAGGAAAAAATCTTTATGGGGCTCTTTACCTCTTTCCGTGACAGAAAAGGGGAAGGATAACTTGGATAGTGTTGGTTTCAACATTACTGAAGCATGTGCAGATgaaattaaagaatatttagGCACAAGTTTCCCAGCTGAAAATAATTTGGGGAAAACTTCAAATCCTTTAAATGTAAATATAGATGCCAACGATTGCAATAAAACAGAAGCAAGCACATTAGTTGAATGCTCTGTACGGGATTTGATGAGAAAAAAGCGAAGCCGCCACATTGGGTCTGCTGGTTGTGGATTTGTTAGGAGTGAAAGTGTTCATCTGAAGGGCGAAAAGGAAACACCTATTTTCTTTCGCCCAAAACAATTAGATTTTCATGAGTTACATGATGAGCTTGACAAGAGGGCCCCTGGTTCTCTCAACCATAGGCCATCAATTACCAATGTACAAGAAGAACTTCACGAGGCCGTTGGCTTCAAACCTACCCATTCTGATCCGACAGATTGTATTCTACCCTGGATTTCTGGCGTTTATAATCCACCACAGGCTAACACAGGCAATCCTGAACAAATGGGTAAGACGTCAACAGTGAAGCTTTACCCGGAGAAACATGACTCAGCAATTTCTATTAGCCCTTGTGAAACTTGTAACAGTAAAAAGTTTGACTTTCTAGCAGCTTCTGTAGAACCCGTAACTCCTGATGCAGACACTTTACAATCCCATAAGGAGATAGTTTCTCCTGATGAGAGAATGCAGCAAACAGGGACTAGTGGCTCTTGGTGTTTGTCAGCGTCTTCATGTAAGCATGAAGTGCTTGGAATGGATGGTTACATTCTCAAAGATTACAATGCGAGTGGAACTTCCTTATCTACTGACAAACTTGTGCTCATGGATGCAATGACTGACAAAAAAGATTTGCAGAATGAAGATTGTGGTGTTGGTCCTGGTGGACAACATGGTCCCCATACTGGCTTGGCTGTTGACAATGAGGAAAGACCTGTGGAGTTAGTTGGCATGACCTTCTGCAAGAGACCCCCAGCAGCAGATTGGAATGAAGGAACTACTGAAAATGTTTCACATACACATACTACCAGATATTGGCCTCCAGTTTTTATTGAGGGGAATTATCAAGTAGCATCAG gGAGAGCTTTGGATGAgattctcccttttttttcagGGGACAGAGAAGAGACGGAAAGTCAAAACAACTTCATTGAAAATAAGAACTCTAAATTTCAAGAAGCTGCCTTGGGCGTCCCTACTCACTATCAAAATGATGGGTCTTTCTTGTACCTGTTAACACCTGTATTTTCACCCCCTTCTGCAAATTCTGTGTATGGATGGCTGTCATGTGTTGACAAAG GAGCTTCTAAACAGAGAAATGCACTATCAGCAGAGTCTCCATCTTTAACAG GCTCTTCTGAGTGTCTGATTGCCCTAGAAAACTCTTCGCCTGTTAACTATAATGAGGATTTGATTGAAACCACTTCTAAATATCACACGGGATCAATCTGGGAACAAGGGCATCCAGAGAAGAATGTGGTCCTTGGTTCAGAAGTGAAGCCTTGCTGTGATGAATCAACGTGTCTAAGTGAGGGAAAAGTTACGAAAGTTAATTCATGCAGTGATGGCTCACAAGATCTGTCTCAGATTTCAGGTCCAGATGGAAAATCCTTGCCCACTCCGCTAAGCAAAATTGGATTTCGAGATCCTGCAAGTGTCGGTGCTGGGCAGCAGCTTACGGTGTTAAGCTTGGAG GTTCACACAGAATCCAGAGGAGATCTACGACCTGATCCTCGATTTGATGCCATTACTGTCATAGCTCTTGCAATTCAGAATGACAATGATTATGTGACTGAAGTTTATGTGCTTTTGTATAGTAACACTGGATTCTGTCAGAG GAGTCTTGATGGAATATCTGGGTTTAAAGTGTTTGTTTTTGATGAGGAAAAGCACTTATTTGGTCAATTTATGAAGGTTTTATGTTCTCTTGATCCTGATATTTTAATGGGTTGGGATGTACAAGGTAGTTCTCTTGGTTTTCTAGCTGAAAGAGCTTCATATCTCGGCATAGGATTGCTTAATAAAATATCTAGGACACCATCTGAAACCAAGATAAAAGCTGAAGAAACTAGCATATCTGAAGAGGGTTTAGAAGATGAATTGTTGCTTAAGCCATTGGTTGCTGATAATATTGTGACTGAAGATGCAATAATAGAGGATGAATGGGGCCGAACTCATGCAAGTGGTGTCCATGTTGGTGGCAGAATTGTCCTCAATGTCTGGCGGTTAATGCGTAGTGAAGTTAAACTTAATATGTATACAGTTGAAGCTGTATCCGAATCTGTTTTGGGGCGAAAAATTCCATCAATTCCTTGTAAAGTATTGACAAAATGGTTTTCAAGTGGTCCTGCACAGGCAAGGTACAGATGTGTCGAATATGTTGTTGAAAGGGCAAAGTTGAATTTAGAGATGATGAATCAACTTGATATG ATAAATCGAACATCAGAACTTGCTCGTGTTTTTGGCATCGATTTCTTTTCTGTTCTCTCTCGAGGTTCTCAGTTTCGTGTTGAATCCATGTTTCTGAGGTTGGCACATACGCAGAATTATCTTGCTGTTTCTCCTGGAAATCAGCAG GTTGCTTGTCAACCTGCGATGGAGTGTTTGCCTCTTGTGATGGAACCTGAATCCGGCTTCTATGCAGATCCAGTTGTTGTGTTGGACTTTCAGTCTCTTTATCCATCGATGATAATTGCTTACAATCTTTGCTTTTGTACATGCCTTGGAAAAATTGCAAATTCTGAAGTAAATACTCTTGGGGTTAGTTCATATGCACCAGATCCAACTGTTTTGCGGGATTTAAAAGACCAACTGCTGCTTACACCAAATGGTGTTATGTATGTGCCTTCAAAG GTACGCAAAGGAGTTCTTCCTCGCTTACTGGAGGAAATATTATCAACCAGAATAATGGTGAAACAAGCAATGAAGAATTTGACTCCTTCACAGAAAGTTCTTCAGAGG ATATTCAATGCAAGACAGCTTGCTTTGAAGCTGATAGCAAATGTAACATATGGTTATACTGCTGCTGGATTTAGTGGTCGCATGCCTTGTGCGGAGCTTGCAGACAGTATTGTTCAATGTGGTCGTGGCACACTTGAAAAAGCTATTTCCTACGTAAATGCACATGAGAAATGGATGGCTAATGTCATATATGGTGACACTGACAG CATGTTTGTCCTCCTCAAGGGGCGCACTGTCGAGGAATCATTCAAAATAGGGCGCGAGATTGCAACTGCAATAACTGCAATGAACCCATATCCAGTTACACTGAAAATGGAGAAAGTCTATCACCCATGTTTTCTCCTTACTAAGAAGCGCTATGTTGGCTATAGTTATGAGAGCCCCGGCCAAGTCAAACCTATTTTTGATGCTAAAGGCATTGAGACGGTTCGCAGAGATACTTGTGGTGCTGTTGCGAAGACATTGGAACAGTCATTGAAACTCTTTTTTGAGCATCAAGATATATCAAAG GTTAGAGCATATTTGCATCGTCAATGGACAAGGATTTTGTCGGGTAGGGTTTCGCTTCAGGATTTTGTTTTTGCAAAAGAAGTTCGCTTGGGAACCTATAGTACAAAAGTAAGTTCTCTACCACCAGCTGCAATTGTGGCAGCTAAAGCAATGAGAGCAGATCCCAGAGCAGAACCACGATATGCAGAGCGAGTACCCTATGTTGTTATCCACGGGGAGCCTGGGGCTCGCCTGGTTGACATGGTGGTTGATCCATTGGAAATTTTGGCTATTAACTCCCCATACAGATTAAATGATTTGTATTACATCAACAAACAGATAATCCCAGCATTGCAGAGAGTTTTTGGGCTTGTTGGTGGTGACTTGAACCGATGGTTCTCAGAAATGCCCCGCCCTGCCAGGGAAGCTTTTGGTAAATGTGGCGTACATGCTCTAAATCCACAGCGAACAAGAATTGATTACTATTATCTTTCAAAACATTGTATACTCTGCGGTGAATTGGTTCAAGCATCAACCCATCTGTGTAGTAAATGTTCTGAAAACAAAACTGCAGTTGTAGCTGCTATAACTGGGAGGACATCGAAACTAGAGAGAGAAATGCAGCACCTTGTTGCT ATATGCCGGCACTGTGGAGGAGGGGACTGGCTTGTGGAGAGTGGGGTAAAGTGCCATTCACTAGCGTGCTCGGTTTTCTATGAGAGGCGTAAAGTTCAGAAGGAACTTCAAGGTCTGTCTGCCGTTGCCACTGATAAAGGTTTGTATCCCAAGTGTATGGTGGAGTGGTTTTAA